The Candidatus Thermoplasmatota archaeon genome contains the following window.
ACGGTGAAAGTGCATCAAACTTTAACGTATCTTGCGAAGCGCGAAAAATTATTAAGAATGAGACTGAGCAGGTAGTATTTTCAGACGATTCTGAGGGTTACGAAAGCGGCTCGAGGGGCGATTGGTGGCTGTACGAATCTACTACAAGGACTGTTGGCGATTGGGAGCATGGGACACCAAGCACAGTAGGACCGAGCAGCGCGCACTCAGGTAGCTATTGTTGGGGCACGAACTTACAAGGAAACTACAGAGATTATTCTCATTATGAATTTGCAGGTGAGCTACACGACGGTGGTGTGCTATCCGATATCTATGGTAAGAACGAGTTTTACGATGTACCGGCACAAGAAGGCGACTTAATTGAGATAACTGTAACCTGGGCATCAGGCTCCAAAAACGATATAGATCTTTATCTCTACACACCTTACGATTCGCAAGCGCATAATATTGAATATGGCGATGTGCCTTCAGGCGGTTATGCGGTTGCGCGCGCTCGCTCTGCAGCAGACGGCTCAGAGATACTTACTTACACAGTGCCTAAGCAGGCGAGCGGAATGTACAGGCTGAGGGTGTTTGCTTACCCCTCTACTGGTAATCAGTATTCCTATGATATTTCTGTAAAAGTAGACAACAGAGCTATAAATTATCCTGCGCGACTGGGTTATGTAGATGGTGACGATGACGACCTGCCGAAAGAGGCGCATCATGCATTTTATGCACGCGCAGGCGAAAAAATATCTATAAGATATACATTTTCACAAATCGGCGGAAGCAATCCTGACGTAGACCTTTACCTATACGATCCGCAAAATAACCGGATATTAATGAACGAAGCAGACAACGATGGAGAATGGTACGGTAGCGTTACAACTACTACTTCAGGCTATCACCGACTAAAAATGGCTTCTAAAGAATATACTCAGAAATATAATTGCTTTGTAAATGTTAGCGGCCCGCAACATGCATATCTTATCTCGCCATATATAGACCTAAGTAATACCTCCTACCCACATGCTGAGCTTACATTCTGGCATTGGTATCATACGGAATACTGGTATGATTACTGCTATGTATACGTTTGGTATAACGCAACTAACAATTGGGTGAAGCTTGCAGAGCACACTGGAAATAACAGTCAATGGACTTTTGAAAGCCTTTCACTAGACCAATGCATAGGGTATAACGATGTGAGAATATGCTTTATACTTAGCTCTGACTGGTGTACAAATTACGCAGGCTGGTATATTGATGATATTGCAGTAAAGCTAATTATCCCGCCTGAAGAACTGACTGCAGATGCGCAAAATCGTACTATCAGCGCACTCGGTAGCGGAGCCTCTACCCAGCTTAGTTGGGATATCAATCTAGAAGAAGGCATATATAAAATTATTATAAAAACCTGGCTGACTGGTGACAGCTATAAATATAATAATGAAAAAACAGTCAAAATATTTATAAAAAACGCAACGTTTACTATTGAGTTAGTGCCTGGATGGAATTTCATCAGTCTAGTTTACAACACTTCATATAGAAGAGCTGAAGATTTAGCGCAGGCAATTGATTATTGTGTTTGTGTTAAGAGATGGAATTCCTCAGCACAGTCATTTGAAACTCATAAGCGAGGAACAAACGAAAATAATTTTACAATCGATGCAGGCGTTGGCTACTGGGTTTATTTAACCAACCCAAGCAGCTTTACATTTAACGGCAGTAGATTTGCAGCTTTGAAAATGGATTTAAATCCAGGATGGAACAGTATTGGGAGATTTAATTTAACTACTACCGATGCAAAAACCCTTGCTCAAAATATCCCGAACTGTAACGCACTGGCTTATTGGGATAGCGGCCTTGGCAGATTTGTAGTTTGGCTTGTTGGGACAAATGTCAGCAACTTCGATATTGAGCCAGGAAAAGGATATATGGTCTATGTAATGCAAGCTACAGCATGGACCAATAATTAAGCTATACTCTTTTCGCTGCAAGCCTAATATCCTCAGCGCTTATCGTTTCTCTACCTGCATATTCGCAGAGCTTTACAGCTTCACCAGCTATTTTACTTGCATATTCTTCGAGCAAACTTG
Protein-coding sequences here:
- a CDS encoding metallophosphoesterase, translating into MRIRFSHIVVCITLVLFLNAFYIPHASAPTPKAATTLNINWPIWAMPATRAKGSYFILNVSSDASASSVWNVTVSTEYDSYELPVTAVSSPATNIWELNITVPTELRTDLYNLTVTVDGISDSEPHAISVVNALKDKFTIIQLTDTHIGSLSGGSTYKDLANVLRELNLIKPELVIVTGDCCDKEPTWWSDQEFPANEQDQKFREVMLSLKVPVYIVNGNHDYDYSGDSSIEDFRKWINPYSDICFTYGNYRFIGLDSGRYVNLINSNGQGLRNDQIAWLEYVLNRYNDSTQKFVFMHHPPHCIEQNSALYKELMIKYNVSLSIHGHTHSDTVYDKNYNKIPEDGSIGSLGNPAFIETRSTTKGTDNGYRIIRVNGTKLDFYTYDLDGNGIRDDTSSTPTGLLTYGYTPSNNGTAEIVTAWIINNLREDFENAFLAFTMPKPAPGYSYICENGWIEQKISLATVDVYYVRTNISAISSKEVVLRPVSACDVGVEAINSPIENGTYYAGPQEIVATIKNYGESASNFNVSCEARKIIKNETEQVVFSDDSEGYESGSRGDWWLYESTTRTVGDWEHGTPSTVGPSSAHSGSYCWGTNLQGNYRDYSHYEFAGELHDGGVLSDIYGKNEFYDVPAQEGDLIEITVTWASGSKNDIDLYLYTPYDSQAHNIEYGDVPSGGYAVARARSAADGSEILTYTVPKQASGMYRLRVFAYPSTGNQYSYDISVKVDNRAINYPARLGYVDGDDDDLPKEAHHAFYARAGEKISIRYTFSQIGGSNPDVDLYLYDPQNNRILMNEADNDGEWYGSVTTTTSGYHRLKMASKEYTQKYNCFVNVSGPQHAYLISPYIDLSNTSYPHAELTFWHWYHTEYWYDYCYVYVWYNATNNWVKLAEHTGNNSQWTFESLSLDQCIGYNDVRICFILSSDWCTNYAGWYIDDIAVKLIIPPEELTADAQNRTISALGSGASTQLSWDINLEEGIYKIIIKTWLTGDSYKYNNEKTVKIFIKNATFTIELVPGWNFISLVYNTSYRRAEDLAQAIDYCVCVKRWNSSAQSFETHKRGTNENNFTIDAGVGYWVYLTNPSSFTFNGSRFAALKMDLNPGWNSIGRFNLTTTDAKTLAQNIPNCNALAYWDSGLGRFVVWLVGTNVSNFDIEPGKGYMVYVMQATAWTNN
- a CDS encoding NFYB/HAP3 family transcription factor subunit: MELSLAPIARIIKSAGGERASKDSKLYLASLLEEYASKIAGEAVKLCEYAGRETISAEDIRLAAKRV